One genomic region from Rhinoraja longicauda isolate Sanriku21f chromosome 8, sRhiLon1.1, whole genome shotgun sequence encodes:
- the ftcdnl1 gene encoding formiminotransferase N-terminal subdomain-containing protein isoform X1: MASRKLSLRLAVCLLNISEARKKDIVERVATAALCGNQGQKKIQTTVLNIFSDYDYNRSVLTLAGPVETLGNSVLTACVEAFNLIDMTAHVGVHPCLGAVDLVPIYPLSESVSLEECGRVACDVAERLTHDVPDCSLFYFGYADQPLKRSLVQRRKELNWFNRSGLKGTERKADVGAAISSRCGLTGIGASPYVMNCNVTIDTQDLNVGQQIASAVRGANVGGLTGIQAMAFPHEGTVEIACNVESFKGATSSPLTEEMEKHISYCVQGEEYVYFSPSSIEKHIEKLANNFGVATVGTALVGFTPERCKHLAEKAIGEGTGEFWKKRKVLTM; encoded by the exons ATGGCATCGCGAAAATTAAGTCTCCGCTTGGCTGTGTGTTTACTGAATATTTCTGAAGCCAGAAAGAAAGACATTGTGGAAAGGGTCGCCACAGCTGCACTCTGTGGTAACCAAG GACAGAAGAAAATACAAACAACTGTGCTGAACATATTTTCAGATTATGACTACAACAGATCTGTTTTAACTCTTGCAGGTCCAGTTGAGACATTGG GTAACTCGGTTTTGACAGCCTGCGTTGAAGCATTTAATTTAATTGACATGACCGCTCATGTTGGCGTTCACCCCTGCCTTGGAGCAGTGGACCTTGTGCCCATTTACCCTCTCTCAGAGTCCGTTAGCCTGGAGGAGTGTGGCAGAGTGGCTTGCG ATGTTGCTGAAAGGTTAACGCATGATGTGCCGGATTGTAGTCTCTTTTATTTTGGATATGCTGATCAACCTCTCAAACGATCCCTGGTCCAACGCAGAAAAGAACTGAACTGGTTTAACCGGAGCGGTCTGAAGGGTACAGAAAGGAAGGCAGATGTGGGAGCTGCGATTTCCTCCAGATGTGGTTTAACAG gtaTTGGTGCCAGCCCCTATGTTATGAACTGCAACGTGACCATCGACACACAGGATCTGAACGTCGGCCAACAGATTGCCTCCGCCGTCCGTGGAGCAAATGTTGGTGGCCTCACGGGTATCCAGGCAATGGCCTTTCCTCATGAAGGTACTGTGGAGATTGCCTGTAACGTGGAGAGCTTTAAAGGTGCAACTTCGTCACCTCTGACAGAAGAGATGGAGAAACACATTTCCTATTGCGTTCAGGGTGAAGAATACGTGTACTTTTCCCCAAGTTCTATCGAGAAGCATATTGAAAAACTGGCTAACAACTTCGGAGTTGCAACAGTGGGCACCGCTTTAGTTGGTTTTACACCTGAACGTTGCAAGCATTTGGCAGAAAAGGCCAtaggggaaggaactggagagttTTGGAAGAAGCGCAAGGTCCTTACAATGT
- the ftcdnl1 gene encoding formiminotransferase N-terminal subdomain-containing protein isoform X2, translating into MASRKLSLRLAVCLLNISEARKKDIVERVATAALCGNQGQKKIQTTVLNIFSDYDYNRSVLTLAGPVETLDVAERLTHDVPDCSLFYFGYADQPLKRSLVQRRKELNWFNRSGLKGTERKADVGAAISSRCGLTGIGASPYVMNCNVTIDTQDLNVGQQIASAVRGANVGGLTGIQAMAFPHEGTVEIACNVESFKGATSSPLTEEMEKHISYCVQGEEYVYFSPSSIEKHIEKLANNFGVATVGTALVGFTPERCKHLAEKAIGEGTGEFWKKRKVLTM; encoded by the exons ATGGCATCGCGAAAATTAAGTCTCCGCTTGGCTGTGTGTTTACTGAATATTTCTGAAGCCAGAAAGAAAGACATTGTGGAAAGGGTCGCCACAGCTGCACTCTGTGGTAACCAAG GACAGAAGAAAATACAAACAACTGTGCTGAACATATTTTCAGATTATGACTACAACAGATCTGTTTTAACTCTTGCAGGTCCAGTTGAGACATTGG ATGTTGCTGAAAGGTTAACGCATGATGTGCCGGATTGTAGTCTCTTTTATTTTGGATATGCTGATCAACCTCTCAAACGATCCCTGGTCCAACGCAGAAAAGAACTGAACTGGTTTAACCGGAGCGGTCTGAAGGGTACAGAAAGGAAGGCAGATGTGGGAGCTGCGATTTCCTCCAGATGTGGTTTAACAG gtaTTGGTGCCAGCCCCTATGTTATGAACTGCAACGTGACCATCGACACACAGGATCTGAACGTCGGCCAACAGATTGCCTCCGCCGTCCGTGGAGCAAATGTTGGTGGCCTCACGGGTATCCAGGCAATGGCCTTTCCTCATGAAGGTACTGTGGAGATTGCCTGTAACGTGGAGAGCTTTAAAGGTGCAACTTCGTCACCTCTGACAGAAGAGATGGAGAAACACATTTCCTATTGCGTTCAGGGTGAAGAATACGTGTACTTTTCCCCAAGTTCTATCGAGAAGCATATTGAAAAACTGGCTAACAACTTCGGAGTTGCAACAGTGGGCACCGCTTTAGTTGGTTTTACACCTGAACGTTGCAAGCATTTGGCAGAAAAGGCCAtaggggaaggaactggagagttTTGGAAGAAGCGCAAGGTCCTTACAATGT